DNA sequence from the Coregonus clupeaformis isolate EN_2021a chromosome 30, ASM2061545v1, whole genome shotgun sequence genome:
tggtatgctggctgcaggaatgtccaccagagctgttgccaaataatttgtttattttctctaccataagctgcctccaactttgttttagagaatttggcagtacatccaaccggcctcaccaccgcagaccacgtgtaatcacTTCAACcctggacctccacatccggcttcttcatctgcgggatcgtctgagaccagcctgctggtcagctgatgaaactgaggagtatttctgtctgtaataatgcccttttgtggggaaaaactaattctgattggctgggcctggctcccgagtgggtgggcctatgccctccaaggcccacccatggctgtgcccctgcccagtcatgtgaaatccatagattagggccaaatttatttatttcaattgactgatttccttatatgaactgtaactcagtgaaatcgttgaaattgttgcatgttgcgtttatattctgACAAACATTTGACTTGGCAGTCAAATAAATTTGTAGCTACGGTCCCACTTTTGTTGtagaacagtgtttcccaaaatagtgaaacatttaaaaagttatcctttttagattaaactatactaaatatattcacataaccaaataattcattaaaacactgttttgcaatgaatgttacagtagcctcaacagcactctgtagggtagcaccactGACCGCCACTGGAACCCACTAAGGTGTTTCAGatgccaagcttatggtcatgttgcagcagtgtgtaggatggagattccaagatgtgagaagtgtgcaggagggcatggccCAAAAGATAGTGTAGTATATAAATGTGtgggggtgcccatgttgctggggaccAGAAGTGCCTGGTGCGAGAAagacaggttgaggttgccagggtcagagtagATTAGAAGGTGTCATAtgttgaggcagtgaagagagtgaggatgatgggtcaagggtgagtagTAGGCCTAGGCCAATACAGAGTGATACGAATTTGTTCTTCAGTAAGATTGGCTTCTTCTTAGCATTCATtgccatggttatcaactgtaccacagaaatggaacgtaaaaaagaaaagaaaatatatgttgtggtggcagctgcagagaggtactTGGGAGTAGGAGGTTTTACTACAGAATAGTTACAATGTGTGTTGAACGagagtcccgtcctcccaggccgttggcctGTTGTAAGatcagttagggtcaaagtagtggaatggggtggtgatttgtatttttatgaaatagtggtatataggtgtagggttagttggtggtgcaATGTTTTCCTTTTCCCATTtcctttaaattttttaaatcaCAAAATATTACGTTATCGACCACACACtaccgcacagtaggtggcggcatgcacaaaCAAAATGTTTGAACGCCATGACACCAAAGAATAAGAAGTAAACGGACCGGACGTGTACAGTGACCAAGGACCGTTTCCACGTTAGTGTTTTTATAAATGAGTTGTTATTTAGACGTTTATTAACACACTGGATCTCAAAATATGACTAATTTACTGCACAGAGTCACATACTTACCCCAGGTAGTCTTTAATTCGCGTTGGAGACAGAACTTGGTTGATATATTATCTAGGTAACGCTAACTAGCTGCTAACTGTAACGttatggtttttcacactcaaatagcctccatcatgGAGGTGCTAGCGAGTGCAGCCGTGGCAGATATATGTAAACTtgtagacgacgactatgcagtgtttcgtttggaaataactcaaagccagaaagaaaacagggcattgcggaggaaactacagTTACTGGAACTTAAGGTGGCAAGGGAGCGCGCAGAGAGGACAACGCAAGAGCGCATTCTCGCCAGTCGTCCCAGAAGTGTCAAGATCCTCGACCGATATGGTGGAATGGAAAGAGGTACATTTTGCATTAGGAGAGACTACTCCCCCCTGCGCATGTGTGACTTTAGATGCGTTAACCACATATGGTTAACCAGAATTGGGTCTTGGTCTCTGTTTTACGGTAGTATACAATAATTCCCCTAATTACTTAGCCATTTTGCACAAAGACACTATCATATTCTAAACATATTCTTGATTTACTGCATTTCCTATTATTTCCTAATTGAAAACATTATGATGCATGGAACATAATCGATCAATACATAGTATATCAATAAGTTATGCAAAGTGTTACCTTACATCCTTGCCAATTCTAGACTGTCAAAACTGTCAATAGTGTACAATATAGCGTTGAGCATTGACAGTACCTAACCTAACCACCTCTTTCCCCCAAATCACTTtctcaggtgaaggacatctcactggaggccacaggagctttgtgaagccagCGGGAGACAATACATGGAGTgatgaccaaccaatcactgttgatgaggagagtggaacctcaacccagcatgttatcgtgatagaggttagtgtaatAATATTACATCAGAATTACAGTAGATCAAATGTGTTCTgtttatttcagaaaggctcccCTCAGCTATTCACTTTCTTACATGTACATACTTATTCATCTGCGATAGGGGAGCTTGTGAGACATCCCTATGACATTGTTATCCAATTCAACTCATGTACCGGTAATAACCTCCTCTCTTCttgtgtcagtctgcagatgccaaggctgcaggtcctggggtCAAGCAGGAGAGGACTGAAGGAGTGGAGGACCCACGGCACAGCAGAGACATCCAGACTGGTGTGGCTGTAGCCATGGAGGAACCCACCACCACCCCAGCGCAGCCCAGCTCCAGACGCAGAatcacggaggtcagtggaacgcTGAACGCCATCCTCAAGTCAGAGACTTTAACTGTGACACAAAGGCTTTTACACACAGGATCTGACGACAGGTCAGACCCAGAGACACTGGGGCTGGGGAGACTGGGCTGTCCTCCTGCTCCCGGCTCAGAGTATTTACTTTACGGTAACCGAAGCCCGGTTCATTCCCATCGGAACTCAGGTGACCCGTTAGAAACTGGCAATGATCTATCTTGTTCTTACGCTACAGAGATCGACCCTGGCAACATATCCTTAGATTTAGAGACACAGGCTGATCTgtctagaggggactggaaccggtacagtagtagtgtatactctgaagggtgcaTAGATAAGAAAGGGGAAGGTCTGGTTGTAGATGAGGTAACTGTGAAAGTGGAGGGCAACATTCCTCCTAGTCACCTAGGAGATGGACTCTCACAGGGCAGAGATTTCTTAGATTACAGTTTAGAGACAAATCTAAATGTTGCGACCCACTCTCCTTTACACGTGCTCAGGGATTGCAACCCAGTCTCCACGTTGATGGCGCCTTCCAATTTACAAGACCGCGTCCTTTTCGatcaggtattgaactcaaaCAACAGGGCTACAGCTCATGCCCAGGGGAGGGGGGAGCCACATCAGGCAATAGTAAAGAGAAACGGTTCCTCTGtatgttctgtaacaaaggcttcagctgcACCCAGAAGGTagagatccaccagagggtccacacaggggtgaaacccttcagctgtactCAGTGTCACATGCGCTTTGCCCAGGCTGgccacctgaagaggcaccagagggtccacacaggggtgaaacccttcagctgtacccagtgtcaaaTGCGCTCGCTCAGGCTggtgacctgaagaggcaccagagggtccacacagggagaaacccttcagctgcccccagtgtgagaagaggttctcccgccagcaccagctgaagatgcacctgaaggtccacacaggagagaggtCGTTCGCCTGAAGGCATATATAGATTCCTGGGTAGAAtattgcatccagacattgtgtgatatataaggcatacatatacagtggggagaacaagtatttgatacactaccgattttgcaggtgttcctacttataaagcatgtagaggtctgtaatttttatcgtaggtacacttcaactgtgagagacggaatctaaaacaaaaatccagaaaatcacattgtatgatttttaagtaattaatttgcattttattgcatgacataagtatttgatcacctaacaaccagtaagaattccggctctcacagacctgttagtttttctttaagaagccctcctgttctccactcattacctgtattaactgcacctgtttgaactcgttacctgtataaaagacctttCCACACActaaatcaaacagactccaacctctccacaatggccaagaccagagagctgtgtaaggacatcagggataaaattgtagacctgcacaagtctgggatgggctacaggacaataggcaagcagcttggtgagaaggcaacaactgttggcgcaattattagaaaatggaagaagttcaagatgacggtcaatcaccctcggtctagggctccatgcaagatctcacctcgtggggcatcaatgatcatgaggaaggtgagggatcagcccagaactacacggcaggacctggtcaatcacctgaagagagctgggaccacagtctcaaagaaaaccattagtaacacactacgccgtcatggattaaaatcctgcagcgcacgcaaggtcctcctgctcaagccgacgcatgtccaggcccgtctgaagtttgccaatgaccatctggatgatccagaggaggaatgggagaaggtcatgtggtctgatgagacacaaatagagctttttggtctaaactccactcgccgtgtttggagaaagaaggatgagtacaaccccaagaacaccatcccaaccgtgaagcatggaggtggaaacatcattctttggggatgcttttctgcataggggacaggacgactgcaccgtattgaggggaggatggatgggaccatgtatcgcgagatcttggccaacaacctccttccctcagtaagagcattgaagatgggtcgtggctgggtcttccagcatgacaacgaacccgaaacacacagccagggcaactaaggagtgcctccgtaagaagcatctcaaggtcctggagtggcctagccagtctccagacctgaacccaatagaaaatctttgggaggggagctgaaagtccgcattgcccagcgacagccccgaaacctgaaggatctggagaaagtctgtatggaggagtgggccaaaatccctgctgcaggtgtgtgcaaacctggtcaagacctacaggaaacgtatgatctctaattgcaaacaaaggtttctgtaccaaatattaagttctgcttttctgatgtatcaaatacttatgtcatgcaataaaatgcaaattaattacttaaaaatcatacaatgtgattttctggatttttgttttagattccgtctctcacagtttttgtgtacctatgataaaaattacagacctctacatgctttgtaagtaggaaaacctgcaaaatcggcagtgtatcaaatacttgttctccccactgtacacacactaccgttcaaaagtttggggtcacttagaaatttcatttttttttgatttttttaaattaGTGCTGTAAATGGCTAGTGTACCGGGGCCTCCCATTCCTAtttatattctggttagagccagtttgcgttattctgtgaagggagtagtccacagcgttgtacgagatcttcagtttcttggcaatttctcgcatggaatagccttcatttctcagaacaagaatagactgacaagtttcagaagaaagttatttgtttctggccattttgagcctgtaattgaacccacaattgctgatgctccagatactcaactagtctcaagaaggccagttttattgcctctttaatcagcacaacagttttcagctgtgctaacataattgcaaaagggttttctaatgatcaattagccttttaaaatgataaacttggattagcaaacacaacgtgccattggaacacaggactgatggttgctgataatgggcctctgtacgcctatgtagatattccattaaaaatcagccgtttccagctacaatagccatttacaacattaacaatgtctacactgtatttctgaccaATTTgaagttattttaatggacaaaaaattgcttttctttcaaaaacaaggacatttctaagtaaccccaaacttttgaacggtagtgtgtgtgtgtgtgggtgtatgtatgtatatatgtatgtgtgtgtgtatatgtatatatatatgtatatatttgttttattataAAGGGCGCATTTGAAAAaaagacctaggtctcaatatgtccTCCCTGtaaaaaataaaggttaaatagaaAGAATTACTCTGACACAAGCTACAGAAAATTgggtcccgctttaaatgactttcagcttataaaggcttcataaagccttcataaacactacataaatgtgcTACAAATCTATAACCGTAaatcatgctttataaagggttcataaatgtggcataactgtgacaTAACCCACTGTCAAATATGACAAACATGTGCTTTATATAGGGTGGCATAATCACTGCTTAATAAAGGCCTTATAAATCattaaattgaggcttcacaaCGCATTTATAACCCTGTCATGCATCTTGCTAGTGCATTGCAACAGCAGGATattgggttcaattcccgggaccacccatatgtaaaaatgtattcatacatgactaagttgctttggataaaagtgtctgctaaattgtacatattatatttcactaaaacatttctaggatggcccaacctctttccctcttgggtgcatagtcaatattggacctgacctcaacttccCCCAAAATGCTGTGCTTCAGGATGACACACACTCTAAAGTGCAGTCATACACAGCAAAAAAACGTTGTTTTAATTTTTTACCTACTTCCGTTTTTTTTAACCAAATTCAGTTTTCTTGGTTTTGTTTTTCCAGATTTCAGATTTCCCCCATCTTTTCTGGCTTACCCCAGTTTTCACTTTTGTTtgtagaaaaacaacaaaactggATTATCTGTGTTCACAGctatgcttaaaccacatcaggtgATGACTTTTCATGTCTGGGAAAAATTTAAGTAACTTTATTTTTGAGTGTAGTTGCCCATTAATTCAGTGAGCATGCCCTGCACCATTGTTTGGTTAGTAGGTTTTCTGTAGTGCAGTAAGTGCACATGTGATGCGATTCGGCTgccaatggaatgggtggagtaaaagGCCATCAACACTCCATATTATTCAGAAATGacaccatacagtgcattcggaaagtattcaaaccccttgactttttccacattttgttaggttacagccttattctaaaattgattaaatacatgtttttcctcatcaatctacacacacaataccccataatgacaaagcgaaaacaggtttttataaattgttgatatttattacaaataaaaaatagaaatacccAGAGcttttactatgagactcgaaattgagctcagatttatcctgtttccattgatttacatttacatttacattttagtcatttagcagacgctcttatccagagcgacttacagttagtgaatacatttatttatttatttttcatactggccccccgtggaaatcgaacccacaaccctggcgttgcaaacgccatgctctatcaactgagctacatccctgccggccattccctcccctaccctggacgacgctgggccaattgtgcgccgcccatgagtcttgatcatccttgatgtttcttcaacttgattggagtccacctgtggtaaattcaattgattggacatgatttggaaaggtacacacctgtctatataaagtcccacagttgacagtgcatgtcagagcaaaaaccaagccatgaggtcgaaggaattgtctttagagctccgagacaggattgtgtcaattttagaataaggctgtaacgtaacaaaatgtggaaaaagtcaaggggtctgaatacttttcgaatgcactgtacattctacagaccctactggaGTATTCTCTACAATACTTTTACTGCGGCACCCAGAATAGTTCTTGTTCTAAGccaatatgtattccatatacagtgattcacattgggggcatttatttgaccttaatgcaaatgtcacttaaatatgaacaaatatgaatcattgttaatgtttagacaaTTATTTTTCATATCATGAATGGTTATTGACACTTTTCTACTCTTACGTGGGGAACTTTTATTCAAAATCTCAAATTCCATGACCCAGAAGTACTTTTAGTGTTGCTGACAATGACACTGATCATGTGATGAGTTCGCAAATCAAATGCCCACTTGTGCTGCCACTGGACAGCGAAAAACTAAGTTAACCTTACTTTGTCATTTAAATGAGTTTGTAGTTGTTAAGTGTTGAGTTAGATTAAATACTGTAGCTACTACCTAAAtcgttatttcaaataatttcggtgacttcacagcaattgctagcTAGCCTTAATGTATCCATgtcatgagatttgtaaatgaaagaggaatataataataCACATTTAATGGCGTTTCCCATCTTCCCATTTAGAGTTTCTGGCGGAGCACAGAAATGCCCTTATCCAGATGGTGTGACAAAAGCATTTCCTAACGGATctgctaactttctttgttgttacttttaaggttggaaccaacatgca
Encoded proteins:
- the LOC123482248 gene encoding uncharacterized protein LOC123482248; this encodes MVFHTQIASIMEVLASAAVADICKLVDDDYAVFRLEITQSQKENRALRRKLQLLELKVARERAERTTQERILASRPRSVKILDRYGGMERGEGHLTGGHRSFVKPAGDNTWSDDQPITVDEESGTSTQHVIVIESADAKAAGPGVKQERTEGVEDPRHSRDIQTGVAVAMEEPTTTPAQPSSRRRITEVSGTLNAILKLAT